The sequence TCTTTGAATACTTTTATTAAAACATACACATTTAATAAATAATGTACATGTAATAATAACGATAATAATACTTTAATACTCACTTCATCAATTAAGTAGAAATAGTTTTCAGTTTTCAGGTTGGATTGTACATTTATATTCAAACGTTTGTCAATGAGGCTGTCTGCACTCTGCATTCTTTGACTTCAAGGCTTTACTTGTGGAGGAAAGTACAGGAAGGTTTCCTTCACACCCACTGATTACTATTATCATTATTACggatcctgctaccagtcactttttcctaaaccccacctacatgtacatatctacctcaaatacttcAGTATCCTGCACATTGTACATTTGGTATTGGCACTAACCCTGCTTCCTTTCTTATTTCCCATgttttatttataataataataattactatTATAattagttttaaaaaatgtattattagTTATAATATTTTGATATTGATTACAGCGCTGCTGGGTACATTTGGAagtgaagcatttcactgtacttgtgcatgtgacaagaCTTGAACTTGAAATACAGTTTCACACGAGCACCCCTCTGCCCCCTCAcacgtgtgtacacacacacacacacacacacaagcacacacaagcacacacacacgcagaatcACACACACGGTTGGCTGCCTCAAATAGAGTGTATAGTGCTGAGCTCTGGTGCTTTTAGCATACATTTGGTCATAAAGCGTCACACTGACCCGAGGCAGCAGACCATTTGGTCGTAAAGCATCACACTGACCCGAGGCAGCAGACCATTTGGTCGTAAAGCATCACACTGACCCGAGGCAGCAGACCATTTGGTCGTAAAACGTCACACTGACCGAGGCAGCAGACCATTTGGTCGTAAAACGTCACACTGACCGAGGCAGCAGACCATTTGGTCGTAAAACGTCACACTGACCGAGGCAGCAGACCATTTGGTCGTAAAGCATCACACTGACCCGAGGCAGCAGACCATTTGGTCGTAAAACGTCACACTGACCGAGGCAGCAGACCATTTGGTCGTAAAACGTCACACTGACCGAGGCAGCAGACCATTTGGTCGTAAAACGTCACACTGACCGAGGCAGCAGACCATTTGGTCGTAAAACGTCACACTGATCGAGGCAGCAGACCATTTGGTCGTAAAAAGTCACATTGACCGAGGCAGCAGACCAGTTGGTCGTAAAGCTTCACACAGGCCGAGGCAGCAGACTTCAGTTAGCTCCTTTCTCAGCAGGATTAAAGTAGAGGCTGAATTTCAATCTTCTACTGCCATCTTATTGACcctttctccttcccttcctctccatcctctctttctccacttcaACTTAGTTTTTAAGGACTACAAAGAAAAAAGCCACACAATGGACAGTCGAAAGGGGTTTTAGAAAATCACAGATATTCAGAGAGGAACAAATTGTAAAATGTACTGTTACACAACATACATTACTCAGCTGCAGAATAAAATAgttcatttaaaaacaaataaaaccaACAAATCAGTTCGCTCTTGTCAGAATCAAGAAGGTGAATTTGTATCCTTCTccaatagacagacaggcagacagaggctGAAAATATCCCTCTAGTTATTATATCCTCTGTTGTTCAAGTGGGCTTGATAGGCAGGAGAATACCATCCTGTCATGAAACCCACATTTCTCTTAATACCAAACTCTCAGAGACTGGATAGACAGAACGAGTCACTATGGTTAGTCACTGTAGTTAGTCACTGTAGTTAGTCACTGTAGTTAGTCACTGACGGCAGCGGTGGCAATGCTCCGCTGGTGTCCAGACAGTCTAGTGCTGGCGGTCATGTTTCCATGTGTCGCGCTGGCGAGGGTTCGTGGGGAAGATTTGTGGAGTTGGCTAGAGGCTGCGAGTGCGACATGTGGGGTGTATGTCCGTGGCCCACAGAGTTCTGCTGCAGCTCCAACGCCATGGCATTCTGTGGTTGAGGGAACTCCTTCACTTGACGCCGGTACTCCAGGAAGGTGGACGCCTTCGTGGCGATCGCCACCACGTTCTTGCCGACGAAGATGGTGGAGACTCTACTGTCCTGGAACAGCACCATGTTGACCCCGCGGATCAGGATGGTGACCACGTTGATGGTAATCAGGCTGAGGACAGGGTAAAGCATCATCTTCTGGAGCGACACGTGTTCTCCTTGCGTGGAGATCTCGCTGAGGGAGACGCAGggcagggtgaggaggaggacgtAGCAGTAGAAGAACATCAGCCCCTCGGCCCAGATGGGCAGGCCGGTCCGCTGAGGCTCCCACAGGTTGGCCTGGATGTCCAGAAGATCCAGAAGATCTAGAGCCACCCAGAAGATCCTCCCCCGCATGTCCTCCTTCTTCCTGAAGGTCCTCACATACTCCATGCTGTCCAGAGCCACTAGAACCAAGTAAAGCCccgggacacacacagacagtagcaGAGTCAAGGCTTTCCGGGCCACCGTCTCCAGGGACTTCCTATCGGCCTTGCAGTTCTGGAAGATGAAGTAGAGCTTGATCTCCAGTACAAAGATGTAGAGGAACCAGAGAATCATTGCGTAGCCACGGCGGGCCGTGCGCACCTCGGCGCCCACCCACACGGCCACGTAGCGCAGCACGATGAGGAAGCAGATGTCCCCGACCAGCACAATGATGCACACGCCAATCTTCCTGGGCCCCTGGTTCTGCTCCACCAGGTAGGCATCCATGAAGGCCATACTGGTCATGATGACGATGGTGGTCAGGCACACGTGGCGTTTGTCAGGGGGCGGCAACACCATGGTGAGGAGCTGACCGCCCACTGGCTCTCACCTCCAGTCCACGGCTTCCGAGTTTAGAAAAAGAACGGGTTCAGAAAAAGGGACATGGCCATGTCGTAAATGTCAAAGGGGGATAACGGTTATCCCTGGGGGATGCCAGTGAGTCATAGTCAGTCCTTTGAGAGTcagtccagtgagtgtcagtcCAGGAAGAGTCAGTCCAGGGAGAGAGAGTCCATGGAGAGTCAGTTCTGTGAGAGTCAGTCCAGGAAGAGTCAGTTCTGTGTGAGTCAGTCCAGGGAGAGACAGTCCAGGGAGAGACAGTTCTGTGAGAGTCAGTCCAGGAAGAGTCAGTTCTGTGTGAGTCAGTCCAGGGAGAGACAGTCCAGGGAGAGACAGTCCAGGGAGAGTCAGTCCAGGAAGAGTCAGTTCTGTGAGAGTCAGTCCAGAAAGAGTCAGTTCTGTGAGAGTCAGTTCTGTGAGAGTCAGTTCTGTGAGATTCAGTCCAGTGAGAGACAGTCCAGGAAGAGTCAGTTCTGTGAGAGTCAGTTCTGTGAGAGTCAGTCCAGTGATTAAAAACAGTGAAGTTAGGGGGAGGTCAGTCTTTGCACGGCTGCTGTCAGGTGATTTTTCTCAAGCCATGCGAATTCAGGAATATCATCTCATCACTCAGTGCAGTCCCATTGATCCACCTCTGCTAGTAAAGCAGGCGCCTCTTAGGCTGACGATCCATGACTCATACTGGGATGCTAATCTACACACTCAGGGGGAGTGGAGGATACACAGAGGGGTGTGTATAGGACACAGTGGTGCAATGGGAGGTTatatggggcagtgtgtgtggctcagtccctcagtgtgtgtggctcagtctctcagtgtgtgtggctCAGTCCCTCAGTGTGTGTGGCTCAGTCCCTCAGTGTGTGTGGCTCAGTCCCTCAGTGTGTGTGGCTCAGTCCCTCAGTGAGTGTAGCTCAGTCCCTCAGTGAGTGTGGCTCAGTCCCTCAGTGAGTGTAGCTCAGTCCCTCAGTGAGTGTAGCTCAGTCCCTCAGTGAGTGTAGCTCAGTCCCTCAGTGAGTGTAGCTCAGTCCCTCAGTGAGTGTAGCTCAGTCCCTCAGTGTGTGTGGCTCAGTCCCTCAGTGAGTGTAGCTCAGTCCCTCAGTGAGTGTGGCTCCGTCCCTCAGTGAGTGTAGCTCAGTCCCTCAGTGTGTGTGGCTCAGTCCCTCAGTGAGTGTGGCTCAGTCCCTCAGTGAGTGTGGCTCAGTCCCTCAGTGAGTGTAGCTCAGTCCCTCAGTGAGTGTAGCTCAGTCCCTCGGTGTGTGTAGCTCAGTCCCTCAGTGAGTGTAGCTCAGTCCCTCAGTGAGTGTGGCTCAGTCCCTCAGTGAGTGTAGCTCAGTCCCTCAGTGAGTGTAGCTCAGTCCCTCAGTGAGTGTAGCTCAGTCCCTCAGTGAGTGTAGCTCAGTCCCTCAGTGAGTGTAGCTCAGTCCCTCAGTGAGTGTAGCTCAGTCCCTCAGTGTGTGTGGCTCAGTCCCTCAGTGAGTGTAGCTCAGTCCCTCAGTGAGTGTGGCTCCGTCCCTCAGTGAGTGTAGCTCAGTCCCTCAGTGTGTGTGGCTCAGTCCCTCAGTGAGTGTGGCTCAGTCCCTCAGTGAGTGTGGCTCAGTCCCTCAGTGAGTGTAGCTCAGTCCCTCAGTGAGTGTAGCTCAGTCCCTCAGTGTGTGTGGCTCCGTCCCTCAGTGAGTGTAGCTCAGTCCCTCAGTGTGTGTGGCTCAGTCCCTCAGTGAGTGTAGCTCAGTCCCTCAGTGAGTGTAGCTCAGTCCCTCAGTGAGTGTAGCTCAGTCCCTCAGTGAGTGTAGCTCAGTCCCTCAGTGAGTGTAGCTCAGTCCCTCAGTGAGTGTGGCTCAGTCCCTCAGTGAGTGTGGCTCAGTCCCTCAGTGAGTGTAGCTCAGTCCCTCAGTGAGTGTAGCTCAGTCCCTCAGTGAGTGTGGCTCCGTCCCTCAGTGAGTGTGGAGGCTGAGAGAGattattttgttcagtgtgtgtagGAGTCACTCTATGGGGCAGCACTGGGCAcgggtgtgcagtgtgtgtggctTTGTCCagtggtgcagtgtgtgtgtatttgtgaatgTGAAAGTGAGAGAGGAGTCTGCAATGGCCAGATCCCCAGTAGCCATAAATCACAGAGACACGGAAGAGGGATCAGTGCCCCGTGGGGCCCTGCATCCAACGCCGGCTTCCCAAGATGGAGGTTCAAACACTGGACCAGAGACCCagcatcctctctcccctctgccaCGTGCCGGCTTCGTCACGGCCTGGGGGAGAAAacaagagaggggaagggagggagagagggagggagggatacaaaAAGAGAACTGTCAGCATAACTGGACT is a genomic window of Oncorhynchus kisutch isolate 150728-3 linkage group LG21, Okis_V2, whole genome shotgun sequence containing:
- the LOC109866364 gene encoding transmembrane protein 121-like, producing MVLPPPDKRHVCLTTIVIMTSMAFMDAYLVEQNQGPRKIGVCIIVLVGDICFLIVLRYVAVWVGAEVRTARRGYAMILWFLYIFVLEIKLYFIFQNCKADRKSLETVARKALTLLLSVCVPGLYLVLVALDSMEYVRTFRKKEDMRGRIFWVALDLLDLLDIQANLWEPQRTGLPIWAEGLMFFYCYVLLLTLPCVSLSEISTQGEHVSLQKMMLYPVLSLITINVVTILIRGVNMVLFQDSRVSTIFVGKNVVAIATKASTFLEYRRQVKEFPQPQNAMALELQQNSVGHGHTPHMSHSQPLANSTNLPHEPSPARHMET